GGCGGCCCGAGCCCCTGGGACGCGACCGCGATGGAGGACCTGCTGCGAGCGGCCGAGTGTACCGGAACGGAAGTCCTCGCGCGGGTGCCGACCACCGAGCCCGCGCTGGTCCGGAAGACGCTGGACGCCGGCGTCCGGAACCTCTTCCTCTCGCGGGTCGGCGGCGTCGACGAAGTGGAGCGAGCCGCGCGAGCGGCCCGTTTCGAGTACGACGGCGAACCGGGCGACCGCGGGCTCGCCAACCCCCGGGCCCGCCGCTGGGGACAGGCCGACGACTACGTCGCGACGGAGGACGAGGAGGTCTTCTTCGGCGTGACCGTCGAGAACCGCGAGGCCGTCGAGGTGATCGACGATATCGTCGCCGTCCCCGAGCTCGACTTCGTCTTCGCCGGTCCGCTCGACCTGTCAGTGTCGCTGGGTCACCCCGGCGAACTCGACCACCCCGAGGTCCGGGAAGGGATCGAGACGATCCGCTCGACCGCGGTCGAGTCGGACGTGGCACTGGGCGGGCTCGGCTTCGGGACCGAGGACGTGAACGAGAAGGCCGCCAACGGCTACCAGTTGCTCCACGTCGGGAGCACGACCGGCGCGGTGCAGTCGGCGGTCGAGGGGTGGCTGGACGGGTTCGAGGGCCGGGAGGCGTGAGCGAAGCGAGCGCCTCCGGACGGCGAGCGGGGAGGCACGACCCGCGAACAGCGAGGGCCCAACGGAGTGAGCGTCTCCGATAGCCGAGCGCAGCGACTGACGCCGGTCAGTCCGGGACCGTCCGGTGGGTCCGAGACCGGCGCGCTCAGTCCGGGTCGTAGGCGTCGTCGAACGCGCGGGCGGCGTCGAGCAGGTCGCTGTCGGCGGCGACGCGATACTGCGGTTCGGTCTCGTCGTCGCCTTCGTCGTCGGCCCGGACGAGCAGCCCAAGGTCGACGAACTCGTCGAGCAGGCCGTTCAGGTACAGCGTCTTCAGCGGGACGCCGGACCGCTCGGAGAGGTCCGAGCGCGTGTACGCCCGCTCGGCGTTGAGTTCGGTGAGCGTCCCGAGGAGGTTCGCGGCGCCGTCGCTCGTGGCGACGAACGCCCAGCCGCCGTCGGGCTGTCCGTCCGACCCGTCCGACGGGTCCGTGTCCAACATGGCGCGGTCTATGCGAGAGGGCCGCATAAAACCGCCCGTCTCGACAATTACCGCGCGGTCGCGGGCGAGCGGTCGCGGGGACGGCGGTGTGGCAGTCCCTGCCGCGATGGAGAAACCCTTTTGGTCGCAGTGGGCCGGAGGGTAGGTATGAGCGACCGCGAGGAGATACTGGCGTTGCTCCGCGAGAACGCGCGGTACTCGACGGAAGACCTGGCCCGACAGACCGGCCTCGACGCCGAGGCGGTCGAAGCCGTCGTCGAGGACCTCGAGTCCGAGGGCGTCATCAAGGGGTACCAGGCCGTCGTAAACTGGGAGAAAGTCGAGCCCGAGCGCGTGCGCGCGGCCGTCGAGCTGAACGTCACGCTGGACCGCGAGACGGGCTACGACGACATCGCAGAGCGCCTCGCGAAGTTCCCCGAGGTGCAGGGGCTGCGACTGGTCAGCGGCGACTACGACTTCGCCATGGAGGTCGAGGGCGACTCGATGAGTCAGGTGTCGCGGTTCATCAGCGAGAAGGTCGCGCCCGTCCCCGAGATCACCCAGACGGTGACCCACTACATCATGGAGAGCTACAAGGAGCGCGGCGTCGAGTTCGGGGACGGCCACGACGACGACCGGCTGTCGATATCGCCATGACGTTCGAGGCGAGCGAGCGCGTCGCGGGCGTGCCGCCCTCGGGCATCCGTCGCTTCTTCGAGATCGCCGAGGAGTACGACGACATCATCTCGCTCGGGGTCGGCGAACCCGACTTCGCGCCGCCGTGGGCGGCCCGCGACGCCGCCATCGCGTCGCTGGAGCGGGGGCAGACCTCCTACACCGCCAACCGGGGAATGGCCGAACTGCGCGAGCGGATCGCCTCGTTCGCGGACCGCCGGTACGGCCTGCGCTACGACCCCGACGAGGAGATCCTCGTCACGTCGGGCGCCAGCGAGGCCGTCGATCTGGCCTTCCGGGCGTTCCTCGACCCCGGCGACACGGTCGCGGTCGCCCAGCCCTGTTACATCTCCTACGCGCCGGGCGTGCAGTTCGCCGGCGCGGACGTGCTGGACGTGCCCACGCGCGCGGCCGACGAGTTCAAGCTCACCCGCGAGGCGCTGGAATCTTCGGGCGCGGCCGACGCCGACGTGCTCGTCATGTGTTACCCGAACAACCCGACCGGCGCGACGATGACCCGCGAGGAGCTGAAGCCGGTCGCCGAGTTCGCCCGCGAACACGACCTGCTGGTGTTCTCCGACGAGATCTACTCGGAGCTCAGCTACGAACACGACCACGCCTCGATCGCGACGCTGCCGGGGATGCGCGAGCGGACGGTCGTCTTCAACGGCTTCTCGAAGGCCTACGCGATGACCGGGCTCCGGCTCGGATACGCGCTCGCGCCGCCGGAGGCCATCGAGACGATGAACCGGATCCACCAGTACACGATGCTGTCGGCGCCGACGACCGCCCAGCACGCGGCCGTCGAGGCGCTCGAATCCTGTGACGACGAGGTCCGGGAGATGCGCGACCAGTACGACCGCCGCCGGAACTTCGTCCTCTCGCGGTTCGAGGAGATGGGGATCGACTGCTTCCCCGCCGCAGGGGCGTTCTACGCGTTCCCCGAGTGTCCCTGGGACGACAGCGACGAGTTCGCGGAGGCGCTGATCGAGGACCAGCGCGTCGCCGTCGTTCCGGGGAACGTCTTCGGTGCGGGCGGCGAGGGCCACCTCCGGGTCTCCTACGCGACGAGTCTCGGCGACCTCAAGGAGGCGATGGATCGGATAGAATCATTTATCGGATAGCATTTACCGATTACACGTTTCGGAACAACGGCGATACAGCCGCCCTACCGCCGTCGATCGGCGGTCGACGGTGATTATCGGTTGGCTACCTTTGGGCGTAAAGCTTTTTCCGTCTTACTAGCAGTTAGCCTGTAATGGCAATTGATGGCACGGGGGGCAACGAATCTGACCAGGTCGCGTCGGGGGGCGAGCGGCTCTCGGGGGACGGTGCGACCGTGGGCGAGTACACGTGGAACGACCTGCGCCGGGACGTGCATACGGGCGGGCGCTTCGACCGCAGCGAGTACCTCGGATTCGATCCGATCGACGTCGAAGACCGGCTCCGGTCGGCCGCGAGCGCCGCCAAGACGCTCGAACGAGCGTGGGACGAGCGCATCGAGGCCGAGCGGTCGTTCGTCGTCAAGGACCGCTACACCTGGGAGCACTTCAAACAGGAGTACTACTACGACGAGGACGGCGAGATCCCTCGGGACGGCGACGGCGAGAAGGTGCCGTTCGAGCCCGAGGAGTATCTGGGGTTCGACCCCGAGGAGACGGAGGGCCGACTGAGCCGGGGCGGGGACGCGGCCGAACGGCTCGCGTCGGTCGTCGACGAGCGCACGATCGACGTCAACCCCGACCTCGACGAGGACGCCTTCTTCTCGACGGTCGACGGCCACTCGACGGTCGTCAACCGCTACGACCTCGAGAAGGCGGTCCCGCTGGAGAAGAAGGCCCACTTCGTCGAGGTCGAGCGCTACTGGGTGAACAAACCGTACGCCTGCGTGATCATCTTCCACTCGCGCAAGGAGAACGAGAAGAAGTACTACGCCATCGAGCCCTACGAGAACGACATCGAGTCCCAGCTGGTCGACTTTCTCT
The window above is part of the Halosimplex rubrum genome. Proteins encoded here:
- a CDS encoding HpcH/HpaI aldolase family protein, which encodes MVDDHRGNAVRDRIVADEVALGVLDNTYSPTLVEFYGELGMDFVWLDFEHGGPSPWDATAMEDLLRAAECTGTEVLARVPTTEPALVRKTLDAGVRNLFLSRVGGVDEVERAARAARFEYDGEPGDRGLANPRARRWGQADDYVATEDEEVFFGVTVENREAVEVIDDIVAVPELDFVFAGPLDLSVSLGHPGELDHPEVREGIETIRSTAVESDVALGGLGFGTEDVNEKAANGYQLLHVGSTTGAVQSAVEGWLDGFEGREA
- a CDS encoding Lrp/AsnC family transcriptional regulator; amino-acid sequence: MSDREEILALLRENARYSTEDLARQTGLDAEAVEAVVEDLESEGVIKGYQAVVNWEKVEPERVRAAVELNVTLDRETGYDDIAERLAKFPEVQGLRLVSGDYDFAMEVEGDSMSQVSRFISEKVAPVPEITQTVTHYIMESYKERGVEFGDGHDDDRLSISP
- a CDS encoding pyridoxal phosphate-dependent aminotransferase; translated protein: MTFEASERVAGVPPSGIRRFFEIAEEYDDIISLGVGEPDFAPPWAARDAAIASLERGQTSYTANRGMAELRERIASFADRRYGLRYDPDEEILVTSGASEAVDLAFRAFLDPGDTVAVAQPCYISYAPGVQFAGADVLDVPTRAADEFKLTREALESSGAADADVLVMCYPNNPTGATMTREELKPVAEFAREHDLLVFSDEIYSELSYEHDHASIATLPGMRERTVVFNGFSKAYAMTGLRLGYALAPPEAIETMNRIHQYTMLSAPTTAQHAAVEALESCDDEVREMRDQYDRRRNFVLSRFEEMGIDCFPAAGAFYAFPECPWDDSDEFAEALIEDQRVAVVPGNVFGAGGEGHLRVSYATSLGDLKEAMDRIESFIG